ggcagagctgagatgGAGCAggggtggaggtgctggagggcagcagaaccctgcaggggcaccttgccaggctggctgggtgggcacaggccaaggGGGTGAAAGTGAACAAGtcccagtgccaggctctgccctttggccacagcaaccccaagcagtggcacaggctgggcacagagtggctgagagcaggcaggcagagagggccctgggggtgctgggtggcagctgcagaggaggcagcagtgtgcccaggtgggcagcagagccaggggcagcctgggctggctgaggagcagtgtgggcagcaggagcagggcagtccttgtgcccctgtgctggcactgctcagggcacccctggagtgctgtgcccagctctgggctcctgcactgcagagagaggttgaggtgctggaaggtgcccagagcagggcagcaaggctggggagggggcagagccctgtgaggagaggctgagggagctgggggggtgcagcctggcccagagcaggctgagggcagagctgattgctgcctgcagctgcctgcagggaggctgtgcccagctggggttgggctctgctgccaggcaggcagggccagaagaagagggcacagcctgaagctgtggtagggcaggctcaggctgggtgtgaggaggaagctgttggcagagagtgattggcactgggctgggctgcccagggagggggtgcagtgcccatggctgggggcactgagtgccaggctctggtgggcagggcagggctgggttgggcagGGGGAGCtcggagctctctgccagcctgcctggctctATGCTCCTGTGCCCATCCCCCCTCACTCTGGGCTggttcctgctgcagctggccccGGGGGATGATCCTGACTCGGTTTACATCTACGACCTGATGGCCACTGTGGTGCACATCCTGGACCCCCGCACCGGGGGCAGCTTGGTAGGGCACATCAAGGTGGGAGAGACCTACCACCAGAGGAAGGAGGTgagaggcagctctgccccctccccccagggCCCTGAGGGCATCTCCTGCAGGGTTTGCCCCCTGGCATCCCCTCAGTGGAGCCATTCCTGGCTCCTACCTGGGCGAGCTTTGAGTCGCTGCCAaggtgccagcctggcccccCCCGCagccaagtgctgcttgggcactctgtggggggaggggagggctggagaagctgctcctgccctggttGGTTCCTCCTGGCTGGGGGTACAGTGCCAGCAGGGGCCTGTGCTGCCAGGTTAAGGCTGGGAGATGGCATCtgcaagggcaggctggggggAACTGGATGGGCTCTGGAGCCATtctgtggggagggagggagagaggcagggaaggagggagagaggcagggaaggagggagagaaagaaggagggagggagggaaggaaggagggagagaggaaaggagggagggaaagaaggagagagggagggaaggagtggagggagggagagaaggaagaagggagagaagaaatgagggagggaaagaaggagagagggaggggaggagggagggaactggatgatatttgaagccattctgtggggaaggagagagggaaggaaagagagagggagggccCTGGGTGATCCCTGAAGCCATTCTGTGGGCAGGgatggaggggaggaaggagagagggagggagggaaggagggcacTGGGTGACCTTGAAgccactctcctgctctgtgccagtcctgctggctgctggagatGCCCAGGGCAGGAGTTCCCAGCGTGTGCCAAGCTCCATCCTTGGCTCTTTTGCACCTCCCTGGAGTttcaggcaggggcagggcaagtGCCCAGTGCCCACCCCCGGCCCCAGGGTTCCcacaccagcacccagcaggggtTTCCCCCTTTGCTGTCCCAAGCAAGGGTGGGAGTCCCCACATGGCACTGCCacaccctcccctccctgctaACTGGGCAGGGGACTCGCTGCCACCCCCGGGGGGGGGGCGTGGGGGGTGCCCCTAAGGCGGTGCCACCCTTGCCTCGCCCTGCAGGGAGTCACCCACCAGCAGTGGTATCTCTTCAACGACTTCCTCATCGAGCCTGTGGACAAGGTCAGCTCCGGGGGCCGGGCACAGGGTGGGAAGGAGAGCCCAGGGAGGGGTCGGGGGgaagcctctgccctgccctctgtgccatgccctgtgccctgcagtgcgAGGCAGTGCAGTTCGACATGAGCTGGAAGGTTCCTGCCATCCTCTACTACGCCCGGAGGAACCTCAATGCCAACTACAACCTCGTCAGTGAGTGCCTGGCGGGGGGCAGTGATGcccaggaggggagggcagctcGGAGATGCCTTCTGCCACTGACCCCTCCCCCTCTGTGCCACCCCCTCCCGGGCAGTCAAGAACCCCATCGAGGCCAgcgtgctgctggcagaggcttccCTGGCACGCAAGCAGCGCAAGTGCCATGCCACCTTCATCCCCCTGATGCTGAGTGAGATGCCCCAGGCCGGGGACTTGGTGGGGCTGGACGCTGAGTTTGTCACTTTGAATGAGGTCAGAGCtgtccccaaccccccccccgggGGATGAGGAGaagtgggagggggaggggatgcAGGGGGCAGAGGCTCTGGGTGGTGCCAAGCTCGCTGTAAGGGGTGATTGGGCACTCAGCgcggggggagggcagggatgggggcaCTGAGTGTGAGGGGGGGTGGGAGTGAGGCCAGAGAAAGGGCAAGGGGGAaggggtctggagaggagcagctgaggctgaagaagaggaggctgaggggagacctctcaGGGCTCTGCGGTACCctgagagccaggctgggggctgggcactgcagtgccaggctgggggctgggcactgctgccaagggcacagcacaggaggaagtGGCTCTCGAGTTGCCCAAGCTTTGCCCACCAGAAGAAAACTTCTTCACTCCAAAggttctccaagcctggcacaggctgcccagggagtgcccATGCCAGGGAGGAAGGCACAGCTGAGCCCCAGCCTTGGGGGGGAGGTAGAGGATGGTTGGAGTGGGAGACCTGGAAAGGTCTTTTTCTGCCCCCAAAATACCAACCCCCAGCCTCCACCATGCCaacttggcagctggcaccgagctaggagcaggggtggaggtgttggagggcagcagagccctgcaggggcaccttgccaggctggctgggtgggcacaggccaaggggatgagagtgaacaagtcccagtgccaggctctgccctttggccacagtggcacaggctgggcacagagtggctgagagcaggcaggcagagagggccctgggggtgctgggtggcaggtgcagaggaggcagcagtgtgcccaggtgggcagcagagccaggggcagcctgggctggctgaggagcagtgtgggcagcaggagcagggcagtccttgtgcccctgtgctggcactgctcagggcacccctggagtgctgtgcccagctctgggctcctgcattgcagagagaggttgaggtgctggaaggtgcccagagcagggcagcaaggctggggagggggcagagccctgtgaggagaggctgagggagctgggggggggcagcctggcacagagcaggctgagggcagagctgattgctgcctgcagctgcctgcagggaggctgtgcccagctggggttgggctctgctgccaggcccccagggccagaagaagagggcacagcctgaagctgtggcagggcagggtcaggctgggtgtgaggaggaagctgttggcagagagagtgattggcactgggctgggctgcccagggaggtggtgcagtgcccatggctgggggtgctgcagccaaggctggctgggggcactgagtgccaggctctggtgggctgggcagggggagctcggggctctctgccagcctgcctggctctgtgcccacctcaggaggaggcagagctgcgcAGTGATGGCACCAAGTCCACCATCAAGCCCAGCCAGATGTCGGTGGCAAGGATCACCTGCGTGCGTGGGCAGGGGCCCAACGAGGGGGTGCCCTTCATCGACGACTACATCTCCACGCAGGAGCAGGTACCCagaccctgcccctcccccagcccttcctgctcctccccaccgcGGGgagctgagaccctggcacaggtgggactgagagcctggcacatgTGGgactgagaccctggcacaggtgggACTGAGAGGGGGAACttagagcctggcacaggtgggactgagagcctggcacacatgggactgagaccctggcacaggtgggactgagaccctggcacacaTGGgactgagaccctggcacaggtgggactgagagcctggcacacatGGGACtaagaccctggcacaggtgggactgagagcctggcacataTGGGACTGAGACCTTGGCACAGGTGGCCCAGAGAGCGGGAACTTAGAGCCTGGCACATATGGGactgagcctggcacaggtggcccaGAGAGCGGGaactgagagcctggcatggagaCATTCTGCCCTTCAACCACACAGAAGGGCACCCACTGACCCCACAGCAGGGCACCTCCTCCGATGCCCACCCTTCAGCAGGgcacccattccaatgcccacccctcagcagggcacccccTCCGACGCCCACCCTTTAGCAGAacacccattccagtgcccacccctcagcagggcacccccTGACCCCACAGCAGGGCACCTCCTCTGATGGCCACCCTTCAGCAGGgcacccattccagtgcccacccctcagcagggcacccccTCCGACGCCCCTCCCCGGGCAGGGCGGGGGGCCCGCGGGCGGCGCCGGGCCGGTGCCCACGCAGCGCCCCCTGGCGGCAGGTGGTGGATTACCTGACGCAGTACTCCGGGATCAAGCCTGGGGACCTGGACGCGAAGATCTCCTCCAAGCATCTCACCACGCTCAAGGCTACCTACCTGAAGCTTCGCTTCCTCATCGACGTCGGCGTCAAGTTCGTGGGGCATGGCCTGCAGAAGGACTTCCGAGTCATCAACCTGCTGGTGGCAGCACCgagcccctcctgccctccctccctgccctccctccctcccttcccttccttccttcctgccctccctcccttcccttccttccttcctgccctctctcccttcccttccttccttcctgccctctctcccttcccttccttccttcctgccctctctccctcccttcctccctgccctctctcccttcccttccttcccttccttcctgccctccctccctccctttccttccttccttcctgccctccctcccttccctttccttccttcctgccctccctcccttcccttcccttccttccttcctgccctccctcccttcccttccttccttcctgccctccctcccttcccttcccttccttcctgccctccctcccttcccttcccttccttcctgccctccctcccttcccttcccttccttcctgccctccctcccttcccttcccttccttcctgccctccctcccttcccttccttccttcctgccctccctcccttcccttccaacTCATCAACCTGAtggtggcagcactgagcaccccctccctctcccctccctctcccctccctctcccctccctctcccctccctctcccctccctctcccctccctctcccctccctctcccctccctctcccctccctctcccctccctctcccctccctctccccccagggcagctctctgggcagggtCAGGATGCTGCTGACCCCAGCAggaccttctctctctctccctctcccccaggTGCCCAAGGACCAGGTGATTGACACAGTCTACCTGTTCCACATCCCGAGGAAGAGGATGATCTCCCTGCGCTTCCTCGCTTGGTACTTCCTGGGTCAGTGGccccagggcaagggcaggagcagcaagagAGGGGGGCTGGGAGTTGTGTGGGGGtgtcccccaccccctgcctgctcctgctccttcaccccaggagccttttccttctccccccctcccccagaccTGAAGATCCAGGGGGAGACTCACGACAGCATCGAGGACGCtcgcacagctctgcagctctacCGCAAGTACCTGGAGCTGACCCCGCAGGGCACCGAGCCCGAGGACTTCCGCAAGgttggagcctggcacagccctgccccccGGGGGCACATTcccaggggctgtgccaggagggacagcagcagcctggcttggagcAGCTGCGGCGTGGGCAGGGAGTGCCCATCCCGGGCCGGGCGCTAGGGAGGGCACAGTTGGAGTGATGGAGGCAGCGTTGGGTCCCCTTCggtgccaggaggatgttgGGGGCACAGGGAAAGGGCAGGGAAGgtgaggaaggggctggagaagttgtgaggagcagctgagggtgcttGGGGGgagatgaggctggggaagaggaggctgaggagagacctccaggggctctgcagctcgctgaggggaggctggagccagggcagggttgggctctgctgccaagggacagcaccagagatgaCCTCAAGCgaccccagggcaggttcagcttagccctgaggaacaatttctgccccttgagggtcgtccaggcctggcccaggctgcccagggggcagtggtggagcctccatcccCGGGGAGGTCTCAGAGCCGTGGGGGGAGGTGATGCTGGAGGTgccctgaggctgttccctgctgccctccgaggtcttttccaagccaaccGAGGGAGGTTTCTAAGCCCTGGAGCTGCGGTGctgggggccggggccgggggtgGTGCCCCCGGGGCGGTccggtggtggtggtgctccCGGGGCGGTGCCGGGGCCGCGGTTGGGCTCCAGGAGCTCTCCCAAGCCCGAGGCTGTTGCGGTCCCAAGGTGCTCAAAGGTCTCTACGAGAAGGGTCGGAAGATGGACTGGAAGGTGCCGGAGCCTGacagccagagcagccccaagcGTAAGGCAGCACCGCAGCCCCCGGaccccccaccccagctttgCCCCCCCCGTGCCCCCTCACCCTGCTGTGTCCCCGCAGACGGCGCCGTGTACCCCCCGGTGCTGGCTCTGTGACCGGACCCCGGCCAGAAGCAACCCTGGGACCCCCTGCGGGAAGCGGACACAAAGAACTGGAACCAGCAGCGGGGACTGAGCTGCTCTTGCCCCTGCCCGACCCCCGCGGGCATCCCCCGGGGCCCGGCGCCCCGGGACTCCCTCTCCTTGTCGGTGTCCCCCCGACCCTCCCCCCGCCTCTCGCCCGCCGGCCCGGGCGCCCTCAtaaagcagcctcagctccccgCGCCGCCGTCTGCTCCTTGGCTCGGGGGCTGCGGGGTtgggcaccggcaccggcaccggggCCACGGCACGGAGAAGCCGGCCCGGGGCTGGCACCGAAGCCACGGCACGGCAGCACCGCGGAGCCACAGCGCAGGGGAACCGGAGCTGCACCGGCGGCAGCCCGGGAAGGATCCAGCCCGGGAAGGATCCAGCTCGGAGCCGCTGCCGGTTCCGGGACCGCccgggcgggggcggggccAAGCCGCGTCTGGGCGGGGCTAGCCGAGTCCCCGCCCCCTCGGCGCGAGCGCCACGCGGCCCGGGCCTTGGCGGCCGTGGGGTCCTTGCGGCTGTCCCGGGGCTGTCCGTGGCGATGCCTGCGTCCGGGACGACCCCGCCGCGGGCTCCGGAGCCGGTCTGACCGGTTCGACTCGTTCCGTCTGCCCGACCGGTTCGTCCGTCGGCCTCTCCTAGCGCCCTCCCGCCGCACGGGCTCGGGTTAGGGGGTCGTCGGGGCAGGCGGAGCCGTGGGCAGCCCCGGGTGAGCGGGACGGGAGGGCGGCGGTACTGGGGGGGCTCGGTTGGGTCCCGCCGCTCCGGGCCGGGGCCGCTGGGtgagggggggcaggggagggggcggCGAGAGGCTCCCGGAGGGGAGGGAGCTCCGCGGGGGGCTCCGAGTTGGGCTCCGTAGGAGTGGGTTCCGCGGGGGGCAGGGGTCCGTAGGGGGCGCTGGAAGGGGGGGGTCTGGCATGGCCCTTAGTGGGGAGGGGGCTCTGGGGGGGCTCTGGGGGGGTCTTTGGGGGGTCTCGGGGCCCAGCCAggccctgcctggggctgcgGCTCAGGGGGGGCTTTGGAGGGCTCCCAATGCCCTCTGGGTGCggctgggcagggggcagggggcaggattCGGCCCCCCCCCAGCAGTGTCGCTGTCGCCGCCCGCAGGTCACCTCCCCCCCGAccccccccagacccccagcggagcagtgaggatgaggagggagcgGAGCCCTCCCGAGCTGTGCCCGGCCCTGGCActggccctggcactgctgctgctgcccacagcctgcgcCCGCCGGAGCCAGGACCTGCACTGCGGAGGTGtggtgggcacagggtgggcacagggtgggcacagggtgggcacAAAGTGGGCACAGGGTGGCACAAGGTGAGGACAGGATGGTAGGCACAAGGTGGCACGAGGTGGGCACAAGGTGGGATGGTGGTCACAGGGTGGCATGAGGTGGGACAGGGTGGCACAGGATGGCacgggatggggatgggggacACAGGGTGGCAcgaggtgggcacagggctcGAGGTGGCATTTGGGACCTCTTtgccctgtggctgctgccactCGGGGCGggggtggcagtgccagggggagGTCGGGCAGCGCCGGcgggaggctgggcaggttgGCAGCTGTGCCCCCCGCAGCCTGCCGGGCAGGTTGGCAGCTGTGCCCCCCGCAGCCTGCCGGGCACTGGTGGACGAGCTGGAGTGGGAGATTGCCCAGGTGGACCCCCGCAGGACGCTGCAGGTTGGCTCCTTCCGCATCAACCCCGACGGCAGCCAGTCGGTCGTGGAGGTCAGGCTGGCACCAGGCTGGCATCTCCCCTGCCACCCTCGTCTGCCTCACCTTGCTCCCCTGCCTGTTGCCAGCCCCGTGGCATTCCCAGGGTGCCTATAGCGGTGCCAGGCCCTCTCCTCACCACTCCTTGCCATTCCcagtgtgcccagagaggtgccaggctctcactccTCCCTGCCATTCCCAGCGTGCCCGTAGAGATGCCAGGTCCTCTCCTCACTCCTCCCTGCCATTCCCAGCGTGCCCATAGAGATGCCAGGCCCTCTTCTCACTCCTCCCTGCCATTCCCAGCATGCCCATAGAGGTGCCAGGCCCTCTCCTCACTCCTCCCTGCCATTCCCAGCGTGCCCATAGAGATGCCAGGCCCTCTCACCACTCCCTGCCATTCCCAGCGTGCCCATAGAGGTGCCAGGCCCTCTCACCACTCCCTGCCATTCCCAGCGTGCCCATAGAGGTGCCAGGCCCTCTCACCACTCCCTGCCATTCCCAGCGTGCCCATAGAGATGCCAGGCCCTCTCCTCACTCTTCCCTGCCATTCCCAGTGTGCCCATAGAGATGCCAGGCCCTCTCCTCACTCCTCCCTGCCATTCCCAGTGTGCCCATAGAGATGCCAGGCCCTCTCCTCGCCACTCCCTGCCATTCCCGGGGTGCCCATGGCGGTGCCAGAcccttcccctggcactgccatggCTGCTGAGCTGGTGCCCGTGCCGCAGGTGCCCTATGCCCGCTCCGAGGCTCAcctgacagagctgctggagagggtctgtgAGAAGATGCAGgactatggggagaggctggaccCTGGCACCCAGCGCCGGAGCTACGTCCGGCTCAGCGCCCAGGATGGCACCAGGCTGGACCTGGACGGGGTCAGGGTCGATGGGGATGTGGCTGCCAGCCTCAAGTTCGCGGTGGGTGAGCCCAGCTGGCATCCCCTGGGGCTTGCTGGCAGGTCTGGGGTGGTGGCAGGCagggtggtgggcagcaggggtgcttggagggcagcagctgcttcccttggtccttcagtgccagctgctggctgcttcccttggtcctccagtgccaccagcagctcctttccttggtcctccagtgccagctgctgggaccATCCCTTGGCCcttcagtgccagctgctggctgcttcccttggtcctccagtgccagctgctgggaccATCCCTTGGCCCTTCAgtaccagctgctggctgcttcccttggcccttcagtgccagctgctggctccttccttTGGCCcttcagtgccagctgctggctccttccctTGGTcctccagtgccagctgctggctgcttcccttggcccttcagtgccagctgctggctgcttcccttggtcctccagtgccagctgctggctccttccctTGGCccttcagtgccagctgcaggctccttcCTTTGGCCcttcagtgccagctgctgggaccATCCTTTGGTCcttcagtgccagctgctgggaccATCCCTTGGTcctccagtgccagctgctggctgcttcccttggcccttcagtgccaccagcagctccttcccttgGTCCTTCCTGGGTGGGATGGGGTGGAGAGGATGGGTCTGGGCTCGGTGCCCTCTGGGTGCCCCCTGGCTGCCCTCTGGCTGCCCTCTGAGCCCTCTGCTGGTGCCGCTGCAGTGTGAGAGCATCGCTGAGGAGTACGAGGAtgagctcctggagctgctgtcccaccAGGCCGACAACGTCAaggacaggctctgcagcaAGCGCACAGGtgagggctgtgccaggccgtgccaggctgtgccaggctgtgccaggctgtgccaggccgGGGCTCttcctgtgccctgctgggtCGTGGCTCACaaggagctgccagcccagggcagggaggatgtggaggagCTGCAAGGCCTTggaactccagcagctctgggtcccctgccagctgccccctgccagctgtcccccccagctgccccctccagcttgcccccctgccacctgccagctgccctgtgccagctgcctccCTCTAGTAGCTCCCCTTCTAGCTGcccccctgccctctgccctccaccagctgcccctctgccagctgatCCCACTGcagttgctcttctccagctgcctccCCCTCCAGCTGCCCCATGCCAAGTGCCTCACTCtaacagctccctgccag
The nucleotide sequence above comes from Pogoniulus pusillus isolate bPogPus1 unplaced genomic scaffold, bPogPus1.pri scaffold_157_arrow_ctg1, whole genome shotgun sequence. Encoded proteins:
- the PAN2 gene encoding PAN2-PAN3 deadenylation complex catalytic subunit PAN2, with protein sequence QGLGLPGIGQAGSCHLVTSCPAPPPRAQGSNFLRAFRTIPEASALGLILADSDEATGKVNLGRLIQSWNRFILTQLQQETQEQEGPQAYRGAGSSFGSPGGSVIGQLFSCELENCSLCRCGKETVRLSSTLLFTLSYPESAEKPAQDYEFAQILKRSICLEQSTQAWCENCEKYQPTVQTRNIRCLPDVLVINCEVNSSKEADFWKTQAEFAFQRAMMKRGGFELTKGKEFSLGDWKELGKPSPGHSYPSMEELKNIWIPHAIKMKLSKSKELDVCNWSENEELAPGDDPDSVYIYDLMATVVHILDPRTGGSLVGHIKVGETYHQRKEGVTHQQWYLFNDFLIEPVDKCEAVQFDMSWKVPAILYYARRNLNANYNLVIKNPIEASVLLAEASLARKQRKCHATFIPLMLSEMPQAGDLVGLDAEFVTLNEEEAELRSDGTKSTIKPSQMSVARITCVRGQGPNEGVPFIDDYISTQEQVVDYLTQYSGIKPGDLDAKISSKHLTTLKATYLKLRFLIDVGVKFVGHGLQKDFRVINLLVPKDQVIDTVYLFHIPRKRMISLRFLAWYFLDLKIQGETHDSIEDARTALQLYRKYLELTPQGTEPEDFRKVLKGLYEKGRKMDWKVPEPDSQSSPKHGAVYPPVLAL
- the CNPY2 gene encoding protein canopy homolog 2 isoform X1, which codes for MRRERSPPELCPALALALALLLLPTACARRSQDLHCGACRALVDELEWEIAQVDPRRTLQVGSFRINPDGSQSVVEVPYARSEAHLTELLERVCEKMQDYGERLDPGTQRRSYVRLSAQDGTRLDLDGVRVDGDVAASLKFACESIAEEYEDELLELLSHQADNVKDRLCSKRTDLCDHALHIPHDEL
- the CNPY2 gene encoding protein canopy homolog 2 isoform X2, coding for MRRERSPPELCPALALALALLLLPTACARRSQDLHCGACRALVDELEWEIAQVDPRRTLQVPYARSEAHLTELLERVCEKMQDYGERLDPGTQRRSYVRLSAQDGTRLDLDGVRVDGDVAASLKFACESIAEEYEDELLELLSHQADNVKDRLCSKRTDLCDHALHIPHDEL